A stretch of Rhodohalobacter mucosus DNA encodes these proteins:
- a CDS encoding ATP-dependent nuclease produces the protein MIEKFSISNFRGIGKISDLNVGDYNILIGDNGTSKTSIIEALNHAFSPYFLANRIKHTDFKGGSVDSFSVFIKFIENLKVELPDGYTTQEIECDKLYLEVKKRDQKKAGKVLSDPYVVTHLVGPAFEREENGKGWKIKRKSGSDFKFSERSLTLSNISTEDLPRTFYFGKDRNRQLTKGFNSSFSNVVEDLNWRYNRYVRKDPDSQTIQEKIQELTNEIHKYSEVEDLELVRLLREKLNKFDIAEIDMSIFDSVAPYDSAFFSSKKGTLDLPVKDLGSGFEMIISLLFLETLASFSKEKLLILIDEPELHLHPKLQEKLADYLLSLSQESNNHQIFISTHSPIFYKNTFNKTGVKTFVTSFEDGDELVIQKMQPDSGLFPWSPSWGEINYKAYNYPTVEFHNELYGFIQEKHEKFKEKEIDDFFEEQGLKNSKQWQREQNGNPGAKYMCTLPVFIRNKIHHPENTIMQVSTFSSKELEESIESMIHILKK, from the coding sequence ATGATAGAGAAATTTTCGATATCAAACTTTAGGGGTATAGGAAAAATTAGTGATTTAAATGTTGGTGATTATAACATATTGATTGGAGATAATGGGACCTCCAAAACAAGTATAATTGAAGCTTTAAATCATGCATTTTCACCATACTTTTTAGCTAATAGGATTAAACATACCGACTTTAAAGGTGGATCAGTTGATTCATTTTCTGTGTTTATAAAATTTATTGAAAATCTGAAGGTTGAACTTCCAGATGGTTATACTACTCAAGAAATTGAGTGCGATAAGTTATATTTAGAGGTCAAGAAAAGAGACCAAAAGAAAGCAGGGAAAGTATTGTCTGACCCATATGTTGTTACTCATCTCGTTGGTCCTGCATTTGAAAGAGAAGAAAATGGAAAAGGTTGGAAAATTAAAAGGAAAAGTGGCTCAGATTTTAAATTTTCAGAAAGATCTTTAACATTATCCAATATATCTACGGAAGACCTACCTCGAACATTCTATTTTGGAAAAGATAGAAACCGTCAACTCACTAAAGGATTTAACTCTTCGTTTTCTAATGTGGTTGAGGATTTAAACTGGCGGTATAATAGATATGTTCGAAAAGATCCTGACTCTCAGACAATTCAAGAAAAAATCCAAGAGCTTACAAATGAAATACATAAATATTCAGAGGTTGAGGATTTGGAGTTGGTTAGATTATTAAGAGAGAAACTAAATAAATTTGATATTGCTGAAATAGATATGTCAATATTTGATTCAGTAGCACCCTATGATTCGGCATTTTTTTCTTCAAAAAAAGGTACTCTTGATCTGCCAGTTAAAGATTTAGGATCAGGATTTGAAATGATTATATCATTATTATTTCTTGAAACCTTGGCTTCCTTTTCGAAAGAAAAACTACTTATTCTAATTGATGAACCTGAATTGCACCTTCATCCTAAATTACAGGAAAAATTAGCTGACTATTTATTGAGCCTTTCGCAGGAGAGTAATAATCATCAAATTTTCATCTCAACTCACTCACCAATCTTTTACAAGAATACGTTTAATAAGACAGGTGTTAAAACCTTTGTTACATCATTTGAGGATGGTGATGAATTAGTGATCCAAAAAATGCAACCTGATTCTGGTTTATTTCCCTGGAGTCCCTCATGGGGTGAAATCAATTACAAAGCCTATAATTACCCAACAGTTGAGTTTCACAATGAATTGTATGGATTTATCCAAGAGAAACATGAAAAGTTTAAAGAAAAAGAGATAGATGACTTCTTTGAGGAGCAAGGTTTGAAGAATTCAAAACAATGGCAACGTGAGCAAAATGGAAATCCTGGCGCAAAATACATGTGTACCTTACCTGTATTTATAAGAAATAAAATTCACCATCCAGAGAATACAATTATGCAGGTGAGCACATTTAGTTCTAAAGAGCTTGAAGAATCAATTGAATCAATGATTCATATTCTTAAAAAATAG
- a CDS encoding type III restriction-modification system endonuclease, which translates to MKIKFNPNLDFQRDAINSVTRVFEGQEEGNSRFTVSGIPETEFQLQEIGVGNRLKLLEEDILKNIQSIQIENGLRPDEILKSLDFTIEMETGTGKTYVYLRSMFELHEKYGFSKFIIVVPSVAIREGVYKSLQMTKEHFSQIYDNTPYDYFIYDSDDLPKVRQFATSQHIQIMVINIDAFRRSFTNPELEKKANIIHRSHDRMNGQKPIEYIQSTNPIVIIDEPQSVDTTNKSTKAIESLNPLCTYRYSATHIDKYHMLYRLDSVDAYERKLVKQIEVAGIQVDDAHNKAFIEVHDVSNKKGSPEATISFDQFKDGKVKRVKRRVSQGADLFEYSGGREVYDGYIISEIYAEKGNEFVKFGTDIYVKKGETIGGVDEDTLKRLQIRKTIDEHLDKELRLRPRGIKVLSLFFIDRVANYRQYDEDGNQLNGKYAKMFEEEYKKAISSPKYSQLFEGVDKDTIAERVHDGYFSIDTKGRGNSKVEYFKDTSGTTQADGDAYNLIMKDKEKLLDLDTKLKFIFSHSTLREGWDNPNVFQICTLNETNSTIKKRQEIGRGLRIAVDQDGERVYGFDVNTLTVMANESYENFAKELQKEIEKEEGIKFGVVEEHSFAGIPVLDESGESKNLGVEQSAKIYEHFIEQDYIDKRGKIQDKLRLDIKSDVVNVPEEVKEQKAQITSLLRKLAGKLNIKNADDKREVKLNKQVLLDEDFKQLWDKIKYKTTYRVDFDSEKLIENCAKALRDQLRVSKARFRYETSKLAMDRGGVHAGDPNQQVQTYDATDFPLPDILTILQDETQLTRKSIAKMLMDSGRLSSFTNNPQKFIEQALDIIKSEMRMVIVDGIKYQKIGDDHFYAQELFESEELFGYLDKNMIKAKKSVHDHVVYDSDIERNFAQAFEENDGVNLYAKLPAWFKVDTPLGSYNPDWAVVYENNGDKKLYFVVETKGSLFSDALRATEKAKIDCGREHFKALESGVAYEVADDFDRFLDVVEE; encoded by the coding sequence ATGAAGATTAAATTTAATCCAAACCTGGATTTTCAACGAGATGCTATTAATTCAGTTACAAGAGTGTTTGAAGGACAGGAAGAGGGAAATAGTCGGTTCACTGTTTCTGGTATTCCAGAAACTGAATTTCAATTGCAAGAAATTGGTGTTGGTAATAGATTAAAGCTATTAGAAGAAGATATTTTAAAAAATATTCAATCCATTCAAATTGAAAATGGACTTAGGCCCGATGAAATACTAAAAAGCCTGGACTTCACTATTGAAATGGAGACAGGGACTGGTAAAACCTATGTGTATCTCCGCTCCATGTTTGAGCTTCATGAGAAGTATGGCTTCTCTAAGTTCATAATAGTGGTTCCATCTGTAGCTATCAGAGAAGGGGTGTACAAATCTCTGCAAATGACCAAAGAGCATTTCAGCCAAATTTACGATAATACACCTTATGACTATTTCATTTATGATTCTGATGATCTGCCTAAGGTTAGGCAGTTTGCTACTTCACAGCACATACAAATCATGGTGATCAATATTGATGCCTTTAGAAGATCTTTCACCAATCCAGAGTTAGAAAAAAAGGCAAACATTATTCACCGTAGCCATGACCGGATGAATGGTCAGAAGCCTATTGAATACATTCAGTCCACTAATCCCATAGTGATTATTGATGAGCCTCAATCTGTGGATACCACCAACAAGAGTACCAAGGCAATTGAGTCTCTGAATCCACTATGCACCTACAGGTATTCCGCTACTCATATTGACAAATATCACATGCTCTATAGACTGGATTCTGTAGATGCCTATGAGCGGAAATTAGTGAAGCAGATAGAAGTAGCGGGAATTCAAGTAGATGATGCCCATAATAAAGCCTTTATAGAAGTGCATGATGTGAGCAACAAAAAAGGAAGCCCGGAGGCTACCATATCCTTTGACCAGTTTAAAGATGGTAAAGTGAAACGGGTTAAGCGAAGAGTTAGTCAAGGAGCTGACTTGTTTGAGTATTCCGGTGGCAGAGAAGTCTATGATGGGTACATTATCAGTGAGATATATGCGGAAAAAGGCAACGAGTTTGTGAAATTTGGCACTGATATATACGTGAAAAAGGGAGAAACGATTGGCGGAGTTGATGAAGATACTCTGAAACGGCTTCAGATAAGAAAAACCATTGATGAACACCTGGATAAAGAGTTGCGGCTACGCCCAAGAGGAATTAAAGTGCTCAGCCTGTTTTTCATAGACAGGGTTGCCAACTATCGCCAGTATGATGAAGATGGAAATCAGTTGAATGGCAAATACGCTAAGATGTTCGAAGAAGAATATAAAAAGGCGATTTCCAGCCCTAAATATAGTCAGTTATTTGAAGGCGTTGATAAAGATACTATAGCCGAAAGAGTACATGATGGGTATTTTTCTATTGATACCAAAGGCAGAGGTAACAGTAAAGTTGAGTATTTCAAGGATACTTCTGGTACAACACAAGCTGATGGAGATGCTTATAATCTGATCATGAAGGACAAAGAGAAGCTCCTTGATCTGGATACAAAGTTAAAATTCATCTTCTCTCACTCCACTCTACGGGAAGGCTGGGATAATCCCAATGTGTTTCAGATCTGTACCCTCAATGAAACCAATTCCACCATTAAGAAAAGGCAGGAAATTGGTCGTGGTTTACGGATAGCGGTAGATCAGGATGGTGAACGGGTGTATGGTTTTGATGTAAATACATTAACGGTGATGGCAAATGAATCCTATGAGAACTTTGCCAAAGAGCTCCAGAAGGAAATTGAAAAAGAAGAAGGTATTAAGTTTGGTGTCGTAGAAGAACATTCCTTTGCAGGTATTCCTGTGTTGGATGAATCAGGTGAAAGTAAAAACCTCGGAGTCGAACAATCAGCTAAGATCTATGAGCATTTTATAGAACAAGATTACATTGATAAACGAGGAAAAATCCAAGATAAACTAAGGCTGGATATTAAGAGTGATGTGGTCAATGTTCCTGAAGAAGTGAAAGAGCAAAAAGCTCAGATTACTTCTCTACTAAGAAAACTGGCTGGCAAGCTCAATATCAAAAATGCCGATGATAAGCGTGAAGTCAAACTTAATAAGCAGGTACTTCTGGATGAAGACTTCAAGCAGCTCTGGGATAAGATTAAATACAAAACCACATACAGAGTAGATTTTGATTCAGAGAAACTTATTGAGAACTGTGCAAAAGCCCTCAGAGATCAGTTAAGAGTAAGCAAAGCCCGTTTCCGGTATGAAACCTCTAAACTTGCAATGGATCGCGGAGGTGTTCATGCCGGTGATCCAAATCAGCAAGTACAGACCTACGATGCTACCGACTTTCCCCTACCGGATATATTGACCATTCTCCAGGATGAGACTCAACTAACCCGAAAATCTATTGCTAAGATGTTGATGGATAGCGGAAGGCTTTCATCCTTTACCAATAATCCTCAAAAGTTCATTGAGCAAGCATTGGATATTATAAAAAGTGAGATGCGAATGGTGATTGTTGATGGTATCAAGTATCAGAAAATAGGTGATGACCACTTTTACGCTCAGGAGCTTTTTGAAAGCGAGGAACTATTTGGTTACCTCGACAAGAACATGATCAAAGCTAAGAAGTCCGTGCATGACCATGTGGTTTATGACTCTGATATTGAGAGAAATTTTGCACAAGCTTTTGAAGAAAATGATGGTGTGAATCTATATGCTAAGCTCCCCGCCTGGTTCAAGGTAGATACGCCCCTTGGTTCTTATAATCCGGATTGGGCTGTGGTTTATGAGAACAACGGTGATAAAAAGCTCTATTTTGTAGTAGAAACCAAAGGCTCACTTTTTAGTGATGCACTAAGAGCCACTGAAAAAGCCAAGATCGACTGCGGAAGAGAGCACTTTAAAGCTCTGGAATCGGGTGTAGCCTATGAAGTTGCCGATGATTTTGATCGGTTTTTGGACGTAGTTGAAGAGTAA
- a CDS encoding site-specific DNA-methyltransferase encodes MSDTIPPLTEKDGESKDLVAENIEKLKQLFPEIVTDGKVDFETLEEVLGEFKEDSKERYSFTWNGKSKARKLAMTPSRGTLRPAPEESVNWDSTENLFIEGDNLEVLKLLQRSYHGKVKMIYIDPPYNTGNDFVYPDDYGDNIRNYLKITGQVDREGKKVSSNPEYSGRYHTDWLNMMFPRLLLARELLTQDGCIFISIDDNELFNLINVCNQVFGDSNFVANIVWRKKYGIQNDAKHFSTSHEYLICYAKNSESFSPTLLPRTEKQNSRYSNPDNDPRGPWKSSDLSVGRVTEKDIYEITTPSGRKVAPPEGNSWRYSKDKFQELVDDNRIWFGEDGSNVPSIKRFLSEVKQGITPTTFWDYDEVGHTDGSNKALKELFQGKQVFDYPKPVDYMKKIIHVGTKKDDLILDFFAGSASLAEACLYKNINDDGNRRFILVQLPEEIEEKSEAYKLGYKTISEIAKDRIRKVINIIDESNEKNNHKNGFKSLKLDESNIKAWDPNFEQVQLSIEDSIENIKPDRSEQDVLYEILLKYGLDLALPIEEKEIGGSKVFVAGAGALFICLAPKIDLVVVEGIAKQKEELEPELTRVVFRDSGFKDDVIKTNAVQILKQHGIEDVRSI; translated from the coding sequence ATGAGTGACACCATACCACCACTGACAGAAAAAGATGGGGAAAGTAAAGATCTGGTAGCTGAAAACATAGAAAAGCTGAAGCAGCTATTCCCGGAAATTGTAACAGATGGTAAAGTTGATTTTGAAACTCTTGAAGAAGTACTCGGAGAGTTTAAAGAAGATAGCAAGGAACGCTATTCTTTTACATGGAATGGGAAAAGTAAAGCCCGGAAATTAGCCATGACTCCCAGTCGGGGAACTTTAAGACCTGCCCCAGAAGAAAGTGTTAACTGGGATAGTACTGAGAATCTGTTTATTGAGGGAGATAACTTGGAAGTTCTTAAGCTACTTCAGCGAAGCTATCATGGGAAGGTGAAAATGATTTATATAGATCCTCCTTACAATACAGGTAACGATTTTGTGTATCCTGACGATTATGGTGATAACATCAGGAATTATTTAAAAATAACAGGTCAAGTTGATAGAGAAGGAAAAAAAGTTAGTAGTAATCCAGAATATAGCGGTAGATATCACACAGATTGGTTAAACATGATGTTTCCAAGATTGTTATTAGCAAGAGAGTTATTGACTCAAGATGGATGCATTTTTATATCAATTGATGATAATGAATTGTTCAACTTGATTAATGTATGTAATCAGGTTTTTGGTGACAGTAATTTTGTTGCAAATATTGTTTGGAGAAAAAAATATGGAATACAAAATGATGCAAAACATTTTTCTACAAGCCATGAGTATTTAATATGTTATGCTAAGAATTCTGAATCCTTTAGTCCAACATTGCTTCCAAGAACTGAAAAACAAAACAGTAGATATAGTAATCCAGATAATGATCCAAGAGGACCTTGGAAATCAAGTGATTTAAGTGTAGGTAGAGTAACAGAGAAGGATATTTATGAAATTACTACACCTTCTGGTAGAAAAGTAGCTCCCCCTGAAGGTAATTCATGGAGGTACTCTAAAGACAAATTTCAGGAATTAGTTGATGATAATCGAATTTGGTTTGGAGAAGACGGTTCTAACGTTCCTTCTATAAAACGCTTTTTAAGTGAAGTTAAACAGGGTATCACTCCTACTACCTTTTGGGACTATGATGAAGTTGGGCATACTGATGGATCGAATAAAGCCCTGAAAGAACTGTTTCAAGGAAAACAGGTATTTGACTATCCAAAGCCTGTGGACTACATGAAAAAAATTATTCATGTAGGAACAAAAAAAGACGACTTGATACTTGATTTCTTTGCTGGCTCAGCATCCTTAGCGGAAGCTTGTCTTTACAAAAATATAAATGATGATGGAAATAGGCGATTTATTCTTGTTCAACTACCTGAAGAAATAGAAGAAAAATCTGAAGCATATAAATTAGGATACAAGACCATATCTGAAATTGCCAAAGATAGAATTAGAAAAGTCATTAATATTATTGATGAATCAAATGAAAAAAATAATCATAAAAATGGTTTCAAGTCATTGAAGCTTGATGAGTCGAATATCAAAGCTTGGGACCCCAATTTTGAACAAGTTCAGTTATCTATTGAAGATTCCATTGAAAATATTAAACCTGATCGCTCAGAACAGGATGTACTTTATGAGATACTGCTGAAGTATGGTTTAGACTTAGCTCTCCCAATTGAAGAAAAAGAAATCGGCGGTTCAAAAGTATTTGTGGCAGGTGCCGGAGCCCTATTTATCTGCTTAGCTCCAAAAATTGACCTCGTTGTGGTGGAAGGTATTGCCAAACAGAAGGAAGAACTGGAGCCGGAGCTAACCCGAGTGGTATTCAGAGACAGCGGCTTCAAAGATGATGTGATTAAAACCAATGCTGTTCAGATCCTGAAGCAACACGGAATTGAAGATGTAAGGAGTATTTGA
- a CDS encoding DUF4391 domain-containing protein, producing the protein MDEFPYTYLKLPEKCRLDKPVYKKLFYENAKFSVTDKKWFTKDINHIRWKYSIKPTVTLIFPVKEEHFHYDEIAVIEVDLENDHHVNRLTDIIHRAIPYPMMIVFKGKQWVRLSVADKRFNLADNQAATIEEYWVTEQIDENLKANSDRAFVEQLAYDKQPRLNLKVFYKGWIDAFTAYKVASVTGNFEMLDEQSKKQQRIKALNEHRDLEEQIEALKVKLKKEEAFNEKVKLNVDIKELEKQLKQIAKQL; encoded by the coding sequence ATGGATGAATTTCCCTATACATATCTGAAACTGCCGGAGAAGTGCAGACTGGACAAGCCAGTATATAAAAAACTGTTTTATGAGAACGCAAAGTTCAGTGTAACCGATAAGAAGTGGTTTACTAAAGATATTAATCATATAAGGTGGAAATATTCTATAAAGCCAACTGTTACACTGATATTTCCGGTGAAAGAAGAACATTTTCATTATGATGAAATAGCGGTGATTGAAGTTGACTTGGAGAATGACCATCATGTGAACCGATTGACAGATATAATACACCGGGCAATTCCATACCCTATGATGATTGTATTTAAGGGGAAACAGTGGGTTCGCTTATCAGTAGCTGATAAACGCTTTAATTTGGCAGATAATCAGGCGGCTACTATTGAAGAGTATTGGGTTACCGAACAGATTGATGAGAATTTAAAGGCAAATTCCGATCGGGCTTTTGTAGAACAATTAGCCTATGATAAACAGCCAAGGTTAAACCTTAAGGTATTCTATAAAGGCTGGATAGATGCTTTTACTGCTTATAAAGTCGCCAGTGTAACCGGTAATTTTGAAATGCTGGACGAGCAAAGTAAAAAGCAGCAAAGAATAAAAGCCCTGAATGAACACCGGGATTTGGAAGAGCAAATTGAAGCCCTTAAAGTGAAATTAAAGAAAGAAGAAGCATTCAATGAAAAAGTGAAGTTGAATGTGGATATTAAGGAACTGGAAAAACAACTTAAGCAGATAGCAAAACAATTATGA
- a CDS encoding helicase-related protein, translating into MILDNRDNGRVLDALKKAIGKGDKLNIITRKLSLFGYSAISEELNQVESVKLLISLKDMFPEELEGLPPILGDVNDRELRNELTVQALAKQFDEWLNDKVEVKGSYDPLNANHYEVFQDGGEHSVINGSSTLTSSGLGVIPSSGHEMNSLFEDDDNVLRLNNWFQQIWNNTGSGKEAMELLSDSLKSIYKPRSPQKLYFQTLYHLFKDSLDLIDEERVMKTRTGIKNTLVWNKLYKFQIDGVISAISKIEQHNGCIIADSVGLGKTFEALAVIKYYELRNDRVLVLAPKKLRDNWTIYTLNDKRNLFAEDRFNYDVLNHTDLTRDGGMSGDINLETVNWGTYDLIVIDESHNFRNNPPKKDGVTRYGKLMHQIIKSGVKTKVLMLSATPVNNRMNDLKNQVAFITEGSDDALYESGIHSIEQTLKKAQTKFNQWQNFEAEQRTTESLLDALNFDYFKLLDLLTIARSRKHITKYFKGEDFGTFPERLKPINKKPDIDLKNEFPPLKEINREIRKLNLAAYAPLKYLLPEKRDEYAQKYDTQVAQGSVFKQVDREQSLIHLMRVNLLKRLESSVVSFSSTLGKLHEKVQDLIDKIDSVDEIDELSIEDVDLEDESMEPFLIGNKIKVLIQDMDLIRWKEELQEDEEKLLKLYRTANSVKTENDAKLKELKTLLREKAENPINAGNKKALIFTAFTDTAEYLYDDISKWAKDELGLHVALVTGGNSGNKCTLPGIRTDLASIITWFSPISKERMKIDEEATKEIDIVIATDCISEGQNLQDCDFVVNYDIHWNPVRIIQRFGRVDRLGSINSKIQLVNFWPNLELDEYINLEARVSGRMVLLDISATGEENVIEYKDSATMNDLEYRRRQMEQLQDEVLDLEDLGSGISITDLTLNDFRMDLAEYLKNHEEELTKLPIGGRACVNPDEFITENSAAGVLFCLKSDNPNISIDPNYSIAPYYLAYVDADGNAAIPFTKTKKLLDIFKLLSLGNTSSENDAFKTFMKQTEDGTRMEKYQALLEKAVKSISGKAEEKGVESLFTRGGTTISKHSFKGVNDFEVVSYLIVSPDQI; encoded by the coding sequence ATGATTTTAGACAACAGAGACAACGGGCGTGTACTTGATGCTTTAAAAAAAGCTATTGGTAAAGGGGACAAACTGAATATCATAACAAGAAAATTGTCTTTGTTTGGATATTCAGCTATTAGTGAAGAGCTCAATCAGGTTGAATCTGTAAAGCTGTTGATTTCTCTGAAAGATATGTTTCCAGAGGAACTTGAAGGCCTGCCTCCTATTCTCGGAGATGTCAATGATCGTGAGCTGCGAAATGAACTTACAGTACAAGCTTTGGCAAAGCAATTTGATGAATGGCTTAATGATAAAGTAGAAGTAAAAGGTTCTTATGACCCACTAAATGCGAACCACTATGAGGTGTTTCAAGATGGGGGAGAACATTCTGTTATTAATGGTTCATCAACATTAACAAGTTCTGGCCTTGGGGTTATCCCTTCTTCTGGCCATGAGATGAATAGTTTATTTGAGGATGATGATAATGTGCTTCGGCTTAATAATTGGTTTCAGCAAATATGGAATAATACTGGTTCCGGTAAAGAAGCAATGGAATTACTTTCTGACTCATTAAAAAGCATTTACAAGCCAAGATCTCCTCAGAAATTATACTTTCAAACGCTCTATCACCTTTTTAAGGACTCATTAGATCTGATTGATGAGGAACGGGTTATGAAAACTCGTACCGGCATAAAAAACACGCTGGTTTGGAATAAACTATACAAATTTCAAATTGACGGAGTAATCAGTGCCATTAGTAAAATTGAGCAGCATAATGGATGTATCATAGCGGATAGTGTAGGGTTAGGAAAGACCTTTGAGGCGCTTGCAGTGATAAAGTATTATGAGTTGAGAAATGATCGAGTTCTTGTATTAGCTCCAAAGAAACTCCGAGATAACTGGACTATTTATACATTAAATGATAAAAGAAATTTATTCGCTGAAGATCGCTTTAATTATGATGTATTGAACCATACCGATCTTACCAGGGATGGTGGTATGTCAGGTGATATCAATCTGGAGACTGTGAATTGGGGCACTTATGATTTAATTGTAATTGATGAATCACATAACTTTAGAAATAATCCGCCAAAAAAAGATGGAGTAACCCGCTACGGGAAGCTCATGCACCAGATAATAAAAAGCGGTGTTAAGACTAAAGTATTAATGCTTTCGGCTACCCCGGTAAATAACCGAATGAATGACCTTAAGAATCAGGTGGCTTTTATAACTGAAGGCAGCGACGACGCATTATATGAGTCAGGCATTCATAGCATTGAGCAAACCCTCAAAAAGGCACAAACTAAATTCAATCAGTGGCAGAATTTTGAAGCTGAGCAACGAACCACCGAATCCCTATTAGATGCTCTGAACTTTGATTATTTCAAACTGCTTGATTTACTCACTATTGCAAGATCGAGAAAGCACATTACTAAGTATTTCAAAGGTGAAGATTTTGGGACATTTCCGGAAAGATTGAAGCCAATCAACAAGAAGCCTGATATTGATCTTAAGAATGAGTTCCCTCCCCTTAAAGAGATAAACAGAGAAATTAGGAAATTAAATTTAGCGGCTTATGCTCCCCTCAAATATTTGCTTCCGGAAAAACGAGACGAGTATGCCCAAAAATATGATACTCAAGTTGCTCAGGGTTCGGTATTTAAACAGGTAGATCGTGAGCAAAGTCTGATACATCTGATGCGAGTGAATCTTCTTAAAAGATTAGAGAGTTCCGTAGTATCATTTTCGTCCACACTTGGTAAGCTACATGAAAAAGTTCAGGATTTGATAGATAAAATTGATAGTGTAGATGAGATAGATGAATTGTCCATTGAGGATGTGGATCTGGAAGACGAGTCAATGGAGCCATTCCTGATTGGAAATAAAATTAAGGTTCTAATTCAGGACATGGATTTAATTCGCTGGAAAGAAGAACTTCAGGAAGATGAGGAAAAGCTATTAAAGCTCTACAGAACAGCAAATTCTGTTAAAACAGAGAATGACGCAAAACTAAAAGAACTAAAAACGCTGCTTCGGGAAAAGGCTGAAAACCCAATTAATGCCGGTAATAAAAAGGCTCTGATCTTCACTGCTTTTACGGATACAGCAGAATATTTATATGATGATATCTCAAAGTGGGCTAAGGATGAATTGGGCCTTCATGTTGCATTAGTAACGGGTGGTAATTCTGGTAATAAATGTACCCTTCCCGGTATTAGAACCGATTTAGCTTCTATCATTACCTGGTTTTCTCCTATCTCAAAAGAGCGCATGAAAATTGATGAGGAGGCCACAAAAGAAATTGATATTGTAATTGCCACCGATTGTATTTCAGAAGGACAAAATCTCCAGGATTGTGATTTTGTAGTCAACTACGATATACACTGGAATCCAGTCAGAATTATACAAAGATTTGGACGAGTCGATCGCTTAGGGTCAATTAACAGTAAGATTCAATTAGTGAATTTTTGGCCAAACCTTGAATTGGATGAGTACATTAACCTGGAGGCCAGAGTGTCTGGTAGAATGGTGCTCTTGGATATTTCAGCAACCGGGGAAGAAAATGTAATTGAGTATAAGGATTCTGCCACCATGAACGATTTAGAGTATCGTCGCAGGCAAATGGAGCAATTGCAGGATGAGGTACTCGATCTTGAGGATTTAGGTAGTGGAATTTCAATAACTGATTTAACACTGAATGACTTTCGTATGGATTTGGCTGAATACCTGAAAAACCACGAAGAAGAACTTACAAAGCTTCCAATTGGTGGTAGAGCTTGTGTAAATCCTGACGAGTTTATAACAGAAAATTCTGCCGCAGGTGTACTTTTTTGTTTAAAATCGGATAATCCAAATATCAGTATTGATCCAAATTATTCAATTGCTCCGTACTATCTCGCATATGTGGATGCCGATGGTAATGCGGCTATTCCATTTACCAAGACAAAAAAACTCTTAGACATCTTTAAACTACTTAGCCTTGGGAATACTTCCTCCGAAAATGATGCTTTCAAAACGTTCATGAAGCAAACTGAAGATGGTACAAGGATGGAAAAATATCAGGCACTTTTAGAAAAGGCGGTGAAGTCCATTTCAGGGAAGGCAGAGGAAAAAGGTGTGGAGAGTTTGTTCACCCGAGGTGGTACTACCATCAGTAAACATTCCTTTAAAGGGGTGAATGATTTTGAAGTGGTAAGCTATCTCATTGTATCACCCGATCAGATTTAA